In a genomic window of Chrysemys picta bellii isolate R12L10 chromosome 1, ASM1138683v2, whole genome shotgun sequence:
- the ATP1A1 gene encoding sodium/potassium-transporting ATPase subunit alpha-1 isoform X3 encodes MDELKKEVSMDDHKLSLDELHRKYGTDLSRGLTTARAAEILARDGPNALTPPPTTPEWVKFCRQLFGGFSLLLWIGAVLCFLAYGIQAAMEEEPNNDNLYLGVVLAAVVIITGCFSYYQEAKSSKIMESFKNMVPQQALVIRNGEKLSINAEGVVVGDLVEVKGGDRIPADLRIISAHGCKVDNSSLTGESEPQTRSPDFTNENPLETRNIAFFSTNCVEGTARGVVVNIGDNTVMGRIATLASGLEGGKTPIATEIEHFIHIITGVAVFLGVSFFILSLILEYTWLEAVIFLIGIIVANVPEGLLATVTVCLTLTAKRMARKNCLVKNLEAVETLGSTSTICSDKTGTLTQNRMTVAHMWFDNQIHEADTTENQSGASFDKSSLTWVALSRVAGLCNRAVFQANQENVPILKRAVAGDASESALLKCIEVCCGSVKEMRERNAKVVEIPFNSTNKYQLSIHMNANPSESRYLLVMKGAPERILDRCSSILIHGKEQPLDEEAKDAFQNAYLELGGLGERVLGFCHLALPDDKFPEGFQFDTDDINFPVENLCFVGLISMIDPPRAAVPDAVGKCRSAGIKVIMVTGDHPITAKAIAKGVGIISEGNETVEDIAARLNIPVSQVNPRDAKACVVHGTDLKDMTSEQLDDILTHHTEIVFARTSPQQKLIIVEGCQRQGAIVAVTGDGVNDSPALKKADIGVAMGIAGSDVSKQAADMILLDDNFASIVTGVEEGRLIFDNLKKSIAYTLTSNIPEITPFLIFIIANIPLPLGTVTILCIDLGTDMVPAISLAYEQAESDIMKRQPRNPKTDKLVNERLISMAYGQIGMIQALGGFFTYFVILAENGFLPSSLIGIRVKWDDRWVNDVEDSYGQQWTYEQRKIVEFTCHTAFFVSIVVVQWADLVICKTRRNSVFQQGMKNKILIFGLFEETALAAFLSYCPGMDVALRMYPLKPSWWFCAFPYSLLIFVYDEVRKLIIRRSPGGWVEKETYY; translated from the exons GGTTTGACAACTGCTCGTGCTGCTGAGATTTTGGCTCGGGATGGCCCAAACGCCCTCACACCTCCCCCTACCACTCCTGAATGGGTAAAGTTCTGCCGGCAGCTGTTTGGAGGATTCTCCCTTCTATTGTGGATTGGAGCTGTTCTTTGTTTTCTGGCTTATGGCATCCAGGCTGCAATGGAGGAGGAGCCAAATAATGATAAT TTGTATCTGGGTGTTGTGTTGGCTGCTGTTGTTATCATAACTGGCTGCTTCTCGTACTACCAAGAAGCAAAGAGTTCTAAGATCATGGAATCCTTCAAGAACATGGTGCCTCAG CAAGCCCTTGTGATCAGAAATGGTGAGAAGCTGAGCATAAATGCTGAAGGTGTTGTAGTTGGAGATCTAGTGGAGGTGAAAGGAGGAGACAGAATTCCAGCTGATCTTCGTATCATAAGTGCTCATGGCTGTAAG GTGGATAACTCCTCACTCACTGGTGAGTCAGAGCCTCAGACCAGGTCTCCAGATTTCACGAACGAGAACCCACTGGAGACCAGGAACATTGCTTTCTTTTCCACCAACTGTGTAGAAG GCACTGCCCGTGGTGTTGTCGTTAACATTGGCGATAATACTGTGATGGGCCGTATTGCCACTCTCGCATCTGGACTGGAAGGggggaaaactcccattgcaaCTGAGATCGAGCACTTTATCCACATCATCACTGGAGTGGCTGTGTTCCTGGGAGTCAGTTTCTTCATCCTCTCATTGATCCTTGAGTACACCTGGCTGGAGGCAGTCATCTTCCTCATTGGAATCATTGTTGCCAACGTTCCTGAGGGTCTGCTTGCTACTGTCACG GTGTGTTTGACACTAACGGCCAAGCGTATGGCTCGTAAGAATTGTCTGGTGAAGAACTTGGAAGCCGTGGAAACCCTGGGCTCCACATCCACCATCTGCTCCGACAAAACTGGCACCCTGACTCAGAACCGCATGACAGTTGCCCACATGTGGTTTGACAATCAGATTCATGAGGCTGACACCACAGAGAACCAGAGCG GTGCCTCCTTTGACAAGAGTTCTCTTACCTGGGTTGCTCTGTCCAGAGTTGCAGGTCTCTGCAATCGTGCTGTGTTCCAGGCTAATCAAGAAAATGTACCTATTCTCAAG agGGCAGTTGCAGGTGATGCGTCTGAATCTGCACTTCTAAAATGTATTGAAGTGTGCTGTGGTTCTGTCAAAGAGATGAGAGAAAGGAATGCCAAAGTAGTGGAAATACCATTCAACTCTACCAACAAATACCAG CTGTCTATCCATATGAATGCCAATCCATCAGAGTCTCGCTACCTGCTGGTGATGAAGGGAGCCCCGGAGAGAATCCTGGACCGCTGCAGCTCCATTTTGATCCATGGAAAAGAACAGCCGCTGGATGAGGAGGCAAAAGATGCTTTTCAAAATGCCTACCTTGAATTGGGCGGCCTTGGGGAGAGAGTACTAG GCTTTTGCCACTTGGCTCTGCCAGATGATAAGTTCCCAGAAGGCTTCCAGTTTGACACAGATGACATCAACTTTCCTGTAGAAAACCTCTGCTTTGTTGGGTTGATTTCTATGATTGACCCTCCTCGTGCTGCTGTGCCAGATGCTGTTGGGAAATGCAGAAGTGCTGGAATCAAG GTTATCATGGTTACAGGAGACCATCCAATCACAGCCAAAGCTATTGCCAAGGGTGTCGGCATCATCTCTGAGGGCAATGAAACAGTAGAGGATATTGCTGCTCGTCTGAATATCCcagtcagccaggtcaaccccag GGATGCCAAGGCCTGTGTTGTCCATGGCACAGATCTGAAGGACATGACCAGTGAACAGCTAGATGACATTCTGACTCATCATACGGAAATTGTGTTTGCCAGGACATCTCCTCAGCAGAAGCTTATAATTGTGGAAGGTTGCCAGCGACAG GGAGCCATTGTAGCTGTTACTGGTGATGGTGTGAATGACTCCCCAGCTCTGAAGAAAGCAGACATTGGTGTTGCCATGGGTATTGCTGGCTCTGACGTCTCTAAACAGGCAGCTGACATGATTCTCCTGGATGACAACTTTGCCTCCATTGTAACTGGTGTAGAGGAAG GTCGTCTGATCTTTGATAATCTGAAGAAGTCCATTGCTTACACCTTGACCAGTAACATCCCCGAGATCACACCTTTCCTAATCTTCATCATCGCTAacatccccctgcccctgggaaCAGTCACTATTCTCTGCATTGACTTGGGCACTGACATG GTTCCTGCTATCTCCTTGGCATATGAGCAAGCTGAGAGCGATATCATGAAGAGACAGCCCAGAAACCCCAAAACGGACAAGCTAGTGAACGAGAGACTGATCAGTATGGCCTACGGGCAGATTG GTATGATCCAGGCCCTCGGAGGCTTCTTCACGTACTTTGTAATCCTAGCAGAGAATGGGTTCTTGCCCTCCTCCTTGATAGGGATCAGAGTGAAATGGGATGACCGGTGGGTGAATGATGTGGAGGACAGCTATGGGCAGCAGTGG ACCTACGAACAGAGGAAAATTGTGGAGTTCACTTGCCACACAGCCTTCTTTGTCAGCATTGTGGTGGTGCAGTGGGCAGACTTGGTCATCTGTAAGACCAGAAGGAATTCAGTCTTCCAGCAAGGGATGAA GAACAAGATCTTAATATTTGGTCTCTTTGAGGAGACTGCCCTGGCTGCCTTCCTCTCTTATTGTCCTGGCATGGATGTTGCCTTAAGGATGTATCCACTGAA ACCAAGCTGGTGGTTCTGTGCCTTCCCATACTCTCTCCTTATCTTCGTGTATGATGAGGTCCGAAAACTAATCATCAGACGGAGCCCTGGAG GTTGGGTGGAAAAGGAAACATACTACTAA
- the ATP1A1 gene encoding sodium/potassium-transporting ATPase subunit alpha-1 isoform X4, with protein MGIAGSDVSKQAADMILLDDNFASIVTGVEEGRLIFDNLKKSIAYTLTSNIPEITPFLIFIIANIPLPLGTVTILCIDLGTDMVPAISLAYEQAESDIMKRQPRNPKTDKLVNERLISMAYGQIGMIQALGGFFTYFVILAENGFLPSSLIGIRVKWDDRWVNDVEDSYGQQWTYEQRKIVEFTCHTAFFVSIVVVQWADLVICKTRRNSVFQQGMKNKILIFGLFEETALAAFLSYCPGMDVALRMYPLKPSWWFCAFPYSLLIFVYDEVRKLIIRRSPGGWVEKETYY; from the exons ATGGGTATTGCTGGCTCTGACGTCTCTAAACAGGCAGCTGACATGATTCTCCTGGATGACAACTTTGCCTCCATTGTAACTGGTGTAGAGGAAG GTCGTCTGATCTTTGATAATCTGAAGAAGTCCATTGCTTACACCTTGACCAGTAACATCCCCGAGATCACACCTTTCCTAATCTTCATCATCGCTAacatccccctgcccctgggaaCAGTCACTATTCTCTGCATTGACTTGGGCACTGACATG GTTCCTGCTATCTCCTTGGCATATGAGCAAGCTGAGAGCGATATCATGAAGAGACAGCCCAGAAACCCCAAAACGGACAAGCTAGTGAACGAGAGACTGATCAGTATGGCCTACGGGCAGATTG GTATGATCCAGGCCCTCGGAGGCTTCTTCACGTACTTTGTAATCCTAGCAGAGAATGGGTTCTTGCCCTCCTCCTTGATAGGGATCAGAGTGAAATGGGATGACCGGTGGGTGAATGATGTGGAGGACAGCTATGGGCAGCAGTGG ACCTACGAACAGAGGAAAATTGTGGAGTTCACTTGCCACACAGCCTTCTTTGTCAGCATTGTGGTGGTGCAGTGGGCAGACTTGGTCATCTGTAAGACCAGAAGGAATTCAGTCTTCCAGCAAGGGATGAA GAACAAGATCTTAATATTTGGTCTCTTTGAGGAGACTGCCCTGGCTGCCTTCCTCTCTTATTGTCCTGGCATGGATGTTGCCTTAAGGATGTATCCACTGAA ACCAAGCTGGTGGTTCTGTGCCTTCCCATACTCTCTCCTTATCTTCGTGTATGATGAGGTCCGAAAACTAATCATCAGACGGAGCCCTGGAG GTTGGGTGGAAAAGGAAACATACTACTAA
- the ATP1A1 gene encoding sodium/potassium-transporting ATPase subunit alpha-1 isoform X2: MTGRDKYEPTATSEHGAGKKKGKKEKKKDMDELKKEVSMDDHKLSLDELHRKYGTDLSRGLTTARAAEILARDGPNALTPPPTTPEWVKFCRQLFGGFSLLLWIGAVLCFLAYGIQAAMEEEPNNDNLYLGVVLAAVVIITGCFSYYQEAKSSKIMESFKNMVPQQALVIRNGEKLSINAEGVVVGDLVEVKGGDRIPADLRIISAHGCKVDNSSLTGESEPQTRSPDFTNENPLETRNIAFFSTNCVEGTARGVVVNIGDNTVMGRIATLASGLEGGKTPIATEIEHFIHIITGVAVFLGVSFFILSLILEYTWLEAVIFLIGIIVANVPEGLLATVTVCLTLTAKRMARKNCLVKNLEAVETLGSTSTICSDKTGTLTQNRMTVAHMWFDNQIHEADTTENQSGASFDKSSLTWVALSRVAGLCNRAVFQANQENVPILKRAVAGDASESALLKCIEVCCGSVKEMRERNAKVVEIPFNSTNKYQLSIHMNANPSESRYLLVMKGAPERILDRCSSILIHGKEQPLDEEAKDAFQNAYLELGGLGERVLGFCHLALPDDKFPEGFQFDTDDINFPVENLCFVGLISMIDPPRAAVPDAVGKCRSAGIKVIMVTGDHPITAKAIAKGVGIISEGNETVEDIAARLNIPVSQVNPRDAKACVVHGTDLKDMTSEQLDDILTHHTEIVFARTSPQQKLIIVEGCQRQGAIVAVTGDGVNDSPALKKADIGVAMGIAGSDVSKQAADMILLDDNFASIVTGVEEGRLIFDNLKKSIAYTLTSNIPEITPFLIFIIANIPLPLGTVTILCIDLGTDMVPAISLAYEQAESDIMKRQPRNPKTDKLVNERLISMAYGQIGMIQALGGFFTYFVILAENGFLPSSLIGIRVKWDDRWVNDVEDSYGQQWTYEQRKIVEFTCHTAFFVSIVVVQWADLVICKTRRNSVFQQGMKNKILIFGLFEETALAAFLSYCPGMDVALRMYPLKPSWWFCAFPYSLLIFVYDEVRKLIIRRSPGGWVEKETYY, from the exons GGTTTGACAACTGCTCGTGCTGCTGAGATTTTGGCTCGGGATGGCCCAAACGCCCTCACACCTCCCCCTACCACTCCTGAATGGGTAAAGTTCTGCCGGCAGCTGTTTGGAGGATTCTCCCTTCTATTGTGGATTGGAGCTGTTCTTTGTTTTCTGGCTTATGGCATCCAGGCTGCAATGGAGGAGGAGCCAAATAATGATAAT TTGTATCTGGGTGTTGTGTTGGCTGCTGTTGTTATCATAACTGGCTGCTTCTCGTACTACCAAGAAGCAAAGAGTTCTAAGATCATGGAATCCTTCAAGAACATGGTGCCTCAG CAAGCCCTTGTGATCAGAAATGGTGAGAAGCTGAGCATAAATGCTGAAGGTGTTGTAGTTGGAGATCTAGTGGAGGTGAAAGGAGGAGACAGAATTCCAGCTGATCTTCGTATCATAAGTGCTCATGGCTGTAAG GTGGATAACTCCTCACTCACTGGTGAGTCAGAGCCTCAGACCAGGTCTCCAGATTTCACGAACGAGAACCCACTGGAGACCAGGAACATTGCTTTCTTTTCCACCAACTGTGTAGAAG GCACTGCCCGTGGTGTTGTCGTTAACATTGGCGATAATACTGTGATGGGCCGTATTGCCACTCTCGCATCTGGACTGGAAGGggggaaaactcccattgcaaCTGAGATCGAGCACTTTATCCACATCATCACTGGAGTGGCTGTGTTCCTGGGAGTCAGTTTCTTCATCCTCTCATTGATCCTTGAGTACACCTGGCTGGAGGCAGTCATCTTCCTCATTGGAATCATTGTTGCCAACGTTCCTGAGGGTCTGCTTGCTACTGTCACG GTGTGTTTGACACTAACGGCCAAGCGTATGGCTCGTAAGAATTGTCTGGTGAAGAACTTGGAAGCCGTGGAAACCCTGGGCTCCACATCCACCATCTGCTCCGACAAAACTGGCACCCTGACTCAGAACCGCATGACAGTTGCCCACATGTGGTTTGACAATCAGATTCATGAGGCTGACACCACAGAGAACCAGAGCG GTGCCTCCTTTGACAAGAGTTCTCTTACCTGGGTTGCTCTGTCCAGAGTTGCAGGTCTCTGCAATCGTGCTGTGTTCCAGGCTAATCAAGAAAATGTACCTATTCTCAAG agGGCAGTTGCAGGTGATGCGTCTGAATCTGCACTTCTAAAATGTATTGAAGTGTGCTGTGGTTCTGTCAAAGAGATGAGAGAAAGGAATGCCAAAGTAGTGGAAATACCATTCAACTCTACCAACAAATACCAG CTGTCTATCCATATGAATGCCAATCCATCAGAGTCTCGCTACCTGCTGGTGATGAAGGGAGCCCCGGAGAGAATCCTGGACCGCTGCAGCTCCATTTTGATCCATGGAAAAGAACAGCCGCTGGATGAGGAGGCAAAAGATGCTTTTCAAAATGCCTACCTTGAATTGGGCGGCCTTGGGGAGAGAGTACTAG GCTTTTGCCACTTGGCTCTGCCAGATGATAAGTTCCCAGAAGGCTTCCAGTTTGACACAGATGACATCAACTTTCCTGTAGAAAACCTCTGCTTTGTTGGGTTGATTTCTATGATTGACCCTCCTCGTGCTGCTGTGCCAGATGCTGTTGGGAAATGCAGAAGTGCTGGAATCAAG GTTATCATGGTTACAGGAGACCATCCAATCACAGCCAAAGCTATTGCCAAGGGTGTCGGCATCATCTCTGAGGGCAATGAAACAGTAGAGGATATTGCTGCTCGTCTGAATATCCcagtcagccaggtcaaccccag GGATGCCAAGGCCTGTGTTGTCCATGGCACAGATCTGAAGGACATGACCAGTGAACAGCTAGATGACATTCTGACTCATCATACGGAAATTGTGTTTGCCAGGACATCTCCTCAGCAGAAGCTTATAATTGTGGAAGGTTGCCAGCGACAG GGAGCCATTGTAGCTGTTACTGGTGATGGTGTGAATGACTCCCCAGCTCTGAAGAAAGCAGACATTGGTGTTGCCATGGGTATTGCTGGCTCTGACGTCTCTAAACAGGCAGCTGACATGATTCTCCTGGATGACAACTTTGCCTCCATTGTAACTGGTGTAGAGGAAG GTCGTCTGATCTTTGATAATCTGAAGAAGTCCATTGCTTACACCTTGACCAGTAACATCCCCGAGATCACACCTTTCCTAATCTTCATCATCGCTAacatccccctgcccctgggaaCAGTCACTATTCTCTGCATTGACTTGGGCACTGACATG GTTCCTGCTATCTCCTTGGCATATGAGCAAGCTGAGAGCGATATCATGAAGAGACAGCCCAGAAACCCCAAAACGGACAAGCTAGTGAACGAGAGACTGATCAGTATGGCCTACGGGCAGATTG GTATGATCCAGGCCCTCGGAGGCTTCTTCACGTACTTTGTAATCCTAGCAGAGAATGGGTTCTTGCCCTCCTCCTTGATAGGGATCAGAGTGAAATGGGATGACCGGTGGGTGAATGATGTGGAGGACAGCTATGGGCAGCAGTGG ACCTACGAACAGAGGAAAATTGTGGAGTTCACTTGCCACACAGCCTTCTTTGTCAGCATTGTGGTGGTGCAGTGGGCAGACTTGGTCATCTGTAAGACCAGAAGGAATTCAGTCTTCCAGCAAGGGATGAA GAACAAGATCTTAATATTTGGTCTCTTTGAGGAGACTGCCCTGGCTGCCTTCCTCTCTTATTGTCCTGGCATGGATGTTGCCTTAAGGATGTATCCACTGAA ACCAAGCTGGTGGTTCTGTGCCTTCCCATACTCTCTCCTTATCTTCGTGTATGATGAGGTCCGAAAACTAATCATCAGACGGAGCCCTGGAG GTTGGGTGGAAAAGGAAACATACTACTAA
- the ATP1A1 gene encoding sodium/potassium-transporting ATPase subunit alpha-1 isoform X1, with the protein MGKGTGRDKYEPTATSEHGAGKKKGKKEKKKDMDELKKEVSMDDHKLSLDELHRKYGTDLSRGLTTARAAEILARDGPNALTPPPTTPEWVKFCRQLFGGFSLLLWIGAVLCFLAYGIQAAMEEEPNNDNLYLGVVLAAVVIITGCFSYYQEAKSSKIMESFKNMVPQQALVIRNGEKLSINAEGVVVGDLVEVKGGDRIPADLRIISAHGCKVDNSSLTGESEPQTRSPDFTNENPLETRNIAFFSTNCVEGTARGVVVNIGDNTVMGRIATLASGLEGGKTPIATEIEHFIHIITGVAVFLGVSFFILSLILEYTWLEAVIFLIGIIVANVPEGLLATVTVCLTLTAKRMARKNCLVKNLEAVETLGSTSTICSDKTGTLTQNRMTVAHMWFDNQIHEADTTENQSGASFDKSSLTWVALSRVAGLCNRAVFQANQENVPILKRAVAGDASESALLKCIEVCCGSVKEMRERNAKVVEIPFNSTNKYQLSIHMNANPSESRYLLVMKGAPERILDRCSSILIHGKEQPLDEEAKDAFQNAYLELGGLGERVLGFCHLALPDDKFPEGFQFDTDDINFPVENLCFVGLISMIDPPRAAVPDAVGKCRSAGIKVIMVTGDHPITAKAIAKGVGIISEGNETVEDIAARLNIPVSQVNPRDAKACVVHGTDLKDMTSEQLDDILTHHTEIVFARTSPQQKLIIVEGCQRQGAIVAVTGDGVNDSPALKKADIGVAMGIAGSDVSKQAADMILLDDNFASIVTGVEEGRLIFDNLKKSIAYTLTSNIPEITPFLIFIIANIPLPLGTVTILCIDLGTDMVPAISLAYEQAESDIMKRQPRNPKTDKLVNERLISMAYGQIGMIQALGGFFTYFVILAENGFLPSSLIGIRVKWDDRWVNDVEDSYGQQWTYEQRKIVEFTCHTAFFVSIVVVQWADLVICKTRRNSVFQQGMKNKILIFGLFEETALAAFLSYCPGMDVALRMYPLKPSWWFCAFPYSLLIFVYDEVRKLIIRRSPGGWVEKETYY; encoded by the exons GGTTTGACAACTGCTCGTGCTGCTGAGATTTTGGCTCGGGATGGCCCAAACGCCCTCACACCTCCCCCTACCACTCCTGAATGGGTAAAGTTCTGCCGGCAGCTGTTTGGAGGATTCTCCCTTCTATTGTGGATTGGAGCTGTTCTTTGTTTTCTGGCTTATGGCATCCAGGCTGCAATGGAGGAGGAGCCAAATAATGATAAT TTGTATCTGGGTGTTGTGTTGGCTGCTGTTGTTATCATAACTGGCTGCTTCTCGTACTACCAAGAAGCAAAGAGTTCTAAGATCATGGAATCCTTCAAGAACATGGTGCCTCAG CAAGCCCTTGTGATCAGAAATGGTGAGAAGCTGAGCATAAATGCTGAAGGTGTTGTAGTTGGAGATCTAGTGGAGGTGAAAGGAGGAGACAGAATTCCAGCTGATCTTCGTATCATAAGTGCTCATGGCTGTAAG GTGGATAACTCCTCACTCACTGGTGAGTCAGAGCCTCAGACCAGGTCTCCAGATTTCACGAACGAGAACCCACTGGAGACCAGGAACATTGCTTTCTTTTCCACCAACTGTGTAGAAG GCACTGCCCGTGGTGTTGTCGTTAACATTGGCGATAATACTGTGATGGGCCGTATTGCCACTCTCGCATCTGGACTGGAAGGggggaaaactcccattgcaaCTGAGATCGAGCACTTTATCCACATCATCACTGGAGTGGCTGTGTTCCTGGGAGTCAGTTTCTTCATCCTCTCATTGATCCTTGAGTACACCTGGCTGGAGGCAGTCATCTTCCTCATTGGAATCATTGTTGCCAACGTTCCTGAGGGTCTGCTTGCTACTGTCACG GTGTGTTTGACACTAACGGCCAAGCGTATGGCTCGTAAGAATTGTCTGGTGAAGAACTTGGAAGCCGTGGAAACCCTGGGCTCCACATCCACCATCTGCTCCGACAAAACTGGCACCCTGACTCAGAACCGCATGACAGTTGCCCACATGTGGTTTGACAATCAGATTCATGAGGCTGACACCACAGAGAACCAGAGCG GTGCCTCCTTTGACAAGAGTTCTCTTACCTGGGTTGCTCTGTCCAGAGTTGCAGGTCTCTGCAATCGTGCTGTGTTCCAGGCTAATCAAGAAAATGTACCTATTCTCAAG agGGCAGTTGCAGGTGATGCGTCTGAATCTGCACTTCTAAAATGTATTGAAGTGTGCTGTGGTTCTGTCAAAGAGATGAGAGAAAGGAATGCCAAAGTAGTGGAAATACCATTCAACTCTACCAACAAATACCAG CTGTCTATCCATATGAATGCCAATCCATCAGAGTCTCGCTACCTGCTGGTGATGAAGGGAGCCCCGGAGAGAATCCTGGACCGCTGCAGCTCCATTTTGATCCATGGAAAAGAACAGCCGCTGGATGAGGAGGCAAAAGATGCTTTTCAAAATGCCTACCTTGAATTGGGCGGCCTTGGGGAGAGAGTACTAG GCTTTTGCCACTTGGCTCTGCCAGATGATAAGTTCCCAGAAGGCTTCCAGTTTGACACAGATGACATCAACTTTCCTGTAGAAAACCTCTGCTTTGTTGGGTTGATTTCTATGATTGACCCTCCTCGTGCTGCTGTGCCAGATGCTGTTGGGAAATGCAGAAGTGCTGGAATCAAG GTTATCATGGTTACAGGAGACCATCCAATCACAGCCAAAGCTATTGCCAAGGGTGTCGGCATCATCTCTGAGGGCAATGAAACAGTAGAGGATATTGCTGCTCGTCTGAATATCCcagtcagccaggtcaaccccag GGATGCCAAGGCCTGTGTTGTCCATGGCACAGATCTGAAGGACATGACCAGTGAACAGCTAGATGACATTCTGACTCATCATACGGAAATTGTGTTTGCCAGGACATCTCCTCAGCAGAAGCTTATAATTGTGGAAGGTTGCCAGCGACAG GGAGCCATTGTAGCTGTTACTGGTGATGGTGTGAATGACTCCCCAGCTCTGAAGAAAGCAGACATTGGTGTTGCCATGGGTATTGCTGGCTCTGACGTCTCTAAACAGGCAGCTGACATGATTCTCCTGGATGACAACTTTGCCTCCATTGTAACTGGTGTAGAGGAAG GTCGTCTGATCTTTGATAATCTGAAGAAGTCCATTGCTTACACCTTGACCAGTAACATCCCCGAGATCACACCTTTCCTAATCTTCATCATCGCTAacatccccctgcccctgggaaCAGTCACTATTCTCTGCATTGACTTGGGCACTGACATG GTTCCTGCTATCTCCTTGGCATATGAGCAAGCTGAGAGCGATATCATGAAGAGACAGCCCAGAAACCCCAAAACGGACAAGCTAGTGAACGAGAGACTGATCAGTATGGCCTACGGGCAGATTG GTATGATCCAGGCCCTCGGAGGCTTCTTCACGTACTTTGTAATCCTAGCAGAGAATGGGTTCTTGCCCTCCTCCTTGATAGGGATCAGAGTGAAATGGGATGACCGGTGGGTGAATGATGTGGAGGACAGCTATGGGCAGCAGTGG ACCTACGAACAGAGGAAAATTGTGGAGTTCACTTGCCACACAGCCTTCTTTGTCAGCATTGTGGTGGTGCAGTGGGCAGACTTGGTCATCTGTAAGACCAGAAGGAATTCAGTCTTCCAGCAAGGGATGAA GAACAAGATCTTAATATTTGGTCTCTTTGAGGAGACTGCCCTGGCTGCCTTCCTCTCTTATTGTCCTGGCATGGATGTTGCCTTAAGGATGTATCCACTGAA ACCAAGCTGGTGGTTCTGTGCCTTCCCATACTCTCTCCTTATCTTCGTGTATGATGAGGTCCGAAAACTAATCATCAGACGGAGCCCTGGAG GTTGGGTGGAAAAGGAAACATACTACTAA